A genomic stretch from Alosa sapidissima isolate fAloSap1 chromosome 3, fAloSap1.pri, whole genome shotgun sequence includes:
- the ubtf gene encoding nucleolar transcription factor 1, which produces MNGDMDASTKDQVWSQDDMLKLLDSMKVNLPQLDITKYKTSESHLNWEKVAFNSYTAEMCKQKWQEVSKEVRKFRTLTEIIIDAQDCIKNPFKGKKLKKHPDFPKKPLTPYFRFFMEKRAKYAKLHPEMSNLDLTKILSKKYKELPERKKAKYVQDFLKDKETFEQSMHKFRELHPDLLESLTKKGSNVPEKPKTPQQLWYNHEKKAFLKTTPSATTKDIKDSLGKQWTQLSDKKRLKWIAKSLEQHKLYEETMRDFIQQHPELNMTEEDIVKSTLTKAERQLKDKFDGRPDKPPPNGYSMFCAELMSSMKDVPSTERMVMCSQRWKLLKQGEKDGYQKRCEQRKKEYEVEMNRFLLSISEEEQQRVLGEYKMAGFKKSSGVSSPSIKKKTSKAKAQSGPDKPKRPISAMFIFAEEKRPKLKHERPDLSESELSRQLARVWNDLPEKKKEKYKNLEATLKAQTEKAAQEEKSKLPETPKNAQEIWQQSVIGDYLAKFKNDRPKAQKAMESCWNTMEKKEKILWIKKAAEDQKRYERELSEMRAPPPVIVPGKKMKFEGEPKKPPSNGYQKFSQEMLSNGELNHLPMKERMAEIGGRWQRLPQKEKDRYKKIAEEKQRQYKGLLEEWLASLSSQERATYKEYNSQKRKSTAKPGGTTAKVKPKARKKSVSEEEDEEDEDDDDEEEEEKESEEDSSSAEDSDEEDDDDNDDNDDDDDEEADDKENKSESSSASSQDSSGSGSDSE; this is translated from the exons ATGAATGGAGACATGGATGCCTCCACTAAAGACCAAG TGTGGTCTCAGGATGATATGTTGAAACTCCTGGATTCCATGAAGGTGAACCTGCCACAGTTGGACATCACCAAATATAAGACATCAGAGTCCCACCTGAACTGGGAGAAGGTGGCTTTCAACTCCTACACTGCAGAGATGTGCAAGCAGAAATGGCAGGAAGTCTCTAAAGAG GTACGCAAATTCCGTACATTAACAGAGATAATAATAGATGCACAGGATTGCATCAAGAATCCCTTCAAGGGCAAGAAACTGAAG AAACATCCCGACTTTCCCAAGAAGCCTTTGACGCCATACTTTCGTTTTTTTATGGAAAAGAGGGCGAAGTATGCAAAGCTACACCCTGAAATGAGCAATCTTGACCTAACAAAGATTCTCTCCAAGAAATACAAAGAGTTGCCAGAGCGCAAGAAG GCAAAGTATGTTCAGGACTTTCTGAAGGACAAGGAAACGTTTGAGCAGAGTATGCATAAGTTCAG AGAACTACATCCAGACCTGTTAGAGAGCTTGACGAAGAAAGGTTCCAATGTCCCTGAGAAGCCCAAGACACCACAACAGCTGTGGTACAACCATGAAAAGAAGGCCTTCCTTAAAACAACCCCAAGT GCAACAACCAAAGACATAAAGGACAGCTTGGGAAAACAGTGGACACAGCTCTCAGACAAGAAGAGACTTAAGTGGATCGCTAAGTCTCTAGAGCAGCATAAACTATATGAA GAGACAATGCGAGATTTCATCCAGCAGCACCCGGAGCTTAATATGACGGAGGAGGACATTGTGAAGTCCACCCTGACCAAGGCTGAGCGACAGCTAAAAGACAAATTTGACGGCCGACCGGATAAGCCTCCACC GAACGGTTACTCCATGTTCTGTGCCGAGTTGATGTCCAGCATGAAGGATGTGCCTAGCACAGAACGCATGGTCATGTGCAGCCAGCGGTGGAAGCTGCTCAAACAAGGCGAGAAGGACGGTTATCAGAAGCGCTGTGAACAG agaaagaaagagtatgAAGTAGAAATGAACCGCTTCCTTCTT AGTATATCTGAAGAGGAGCAACAGAGAGTTCTAGGAGAGTATAAGATGGCAGGCTTTAAAAAGAGCAGTGGGGTCAGCAGTCCGTCCATTAAAAAGAAAACCTCCAAAGCCAAG GCACAGAGTGGCCCAGACAAGCCCAAACGGCCCATCTCGGCTATGTTCATCTTTGCGGAGGAAAAACGGCCTAAGCTCAAGCACGAAAGGCCTGACCTCTCTGAGAGTGAACTCAGCAGGCAACTTGCTCGCGTGTGGAACGACCTTCCAGAGAAGAAAAAG GAGAAGTACAAGAACCTAGAGGCAACCCTAAAGGCACAGACAGAGAAGGCGGCACAGGAAGAGAAGAGCAAGCTGCCAGAAACCCCCAAGAACGCTCAGGAGATTTGGCAGCAGAGTGTCATTGGTGACTACCTTGCCAAATTTAAG AATGATCGGCCCAAGGCCCAGAAAGCCATGGAGAGCTGCTGGAACACCatggagaagaaggagaagattCTGTGGATCAAAAAGGCGGCTGAGGACCAGAAGCGATATGAG AGAGAGTTAAGCGAGATGCGAGCCCCACCTCCGGTGATTGTTCCAGGCAAGAAGATGAAGTTTGAGGGCGAGCCCAAGAAGCCCCCATC GAATGGCTATCAAAAGTTCTCTCAGGAGATGCTGTCCAACGGTGAGCTCAACCACCTCCCTATGAAAGAGCGCATGGCTGAGATTGGGGGCCGTTGGCAGAGGCTCCCACAGAAGGAGAAGGACCGATACAAGAAGATTGCTGAGGAGAAGCAGAGGCAGTACAAGGGGCTACTGGAAGAGTGGCTGGCG AGTTTGTCCTCACAGGAGAGAGCCACCTACAAGGAGTATAACTCACAG AAAAGAAAGAGCACAGCAAAGCCCGGTGGCACAACTGCTAAGGTGAAACCTAAGGCAAGGAAGAAGTCG GTTTCAGAGGAAGAGGACGAAGAGgacgaagatgatgatgatgaagaggaggaggagaaagagtcTGAAGAGGACTCATCCAGCGCAGAGGACAGTGATGAAGAGGACGACGATGACAATGATGAT AATGATGACGATGACGATGAAGAGGCGGACGATAAAGAGAACAAATCCGAAAGCAGCAGTGCTAGCTCTCAGGACTCATCAGGTTCCGGGTCGGACTCTGAGTGA
- the atxn7l3a gene encoding ataxin-7-like protein 3 isoform X1 gives MKMEDMSLSGLDNTKLEALAQDIYSDLVEDACLGLCFDVHRSVKQGYFFLDDTDQESMKEFEIVDQPGVDIFGQVFNQWKNKECVCPNCNRSIAASRFAPHLEKCMGMGRNSSRIANRRIASSNNLNKSESDQEDNDDINDNDWSYGSEKKAKKRRSEKNPNSPRRSKSLKHKNGEFSSSVSTDIYKYNYNTGISYETLGPEELRSLLTTQCGVVSEHTKKMCTRSHRCPQHTDEQRRAVRVFLLGPSASTLPEPELVMESDGYDVSDGQMLMSRLHWDGSSDISPSDSASSKASTTNSDPKRTKKKKKPSSLSLTAVGVDRGEREDRGGSGSGGVGCSSSSQSALGLPGRKKKPKLPAPLAPSIYDDLN, from the exons ATGAAAATGGAGGATATGTCTCTGTCAGGCCTAGACAATACCAAGCTGGAG GCCTTGGCTCAGGACATATACTCAGACCTTGTTGAGGATGCCTGCTTGGGGCTATGCTTTGATGTGCACCGGTCCGTGAAACAAGGGTATTTCTTTCTGGATGACACTGATCAAGAAAGCATGAAGGAGTTTG AAATTGTGGACCAGCCAGGGGTGGACATCTTTGGCCAGGTGTTCAACCAGTGGAAGAACAAGGAGTGCGTCTGTCCTAACTGCAACCGAAGCATTGCTGCATCACGATTTGCTCCACATCTTGAGAAGTGCATGGGAATGGGGAGGAATAGCAGTCGCATTGCTAACCGCAG GATAGCCAGTAGCAACAATTTAAATAAGTCAGAGAGTGACCAAGAAGATAATGATGACATCAATGACAATGACTGGTCTTATGGCTCAGAGAAAAAAG CTAAGAAGAGAAGATCAGAAAAG AATCCCAATTCACCCAGAAGATCAAAATCCTTAAAGCATAAAAATG GGGAGTTCAGCAGTAGTGTCAGCACAGACATCTACAAg TATAACTATAACACAGGCATCAGTTATGAAACTCTGGGTCCGGAGGAACTGAGATCTTTGCTGACTACG CAATGTGGGGTTGTATCAGAGCACACCAAGAAAATGTGCACCAG GTCCCACCGGTGTCCCCAGCACACGGACGAACAGAGGAGGGCCGTCAGGGTGTTCCTCCTTGGGCCGTCCGC GTCCACGCTCCCTGAGCCAGAACTGGTGATGGAGAGCGACGGCTACGATGTCTCTGATGGACAGATGCTCATGAGTCGCCTTCACTGGGACGGCTCCTCGGACATCTCCCCCTCAGACTCCGCCTCATCCAAAGCTA GTACTACAAACTCAGACCCAAAAAGgacaaagaagaagaagaagccgaGCTCTCTGTCCCTGACCGCTGTGGGGGTggacagaggggagagggaggaccGAGGAGGGAGTGGGAGCGGAGGAGTAGGATGCAGTAGCAGTTCCCAGAGTGCACTTGGCCTCCCCGGCCGAAAGAAGAAGCCCAAACTTCCTGCACCTTTGGCCCCTAGTATCTACGACGACCTGAACTGA
- the atxn7l3a gene encoding ataxin-7-like protein 3 isoform X2 encodes MKMEDMSLSGLDNTKLEALAQDIYSDLVEDACLGLCFDVHRSVKQGYFFLDDTDQESMKEFEIVDQPGVDIFGQVFNQWKNKECVCPNCNRSIAASRFAPHLEKCMGMGRNSSRIANRRIASSNNLNKSESDQEDNDDINDNDWSYGSEKKAKKRRSEKNPNSPRRSKSLKHKNGEFSSSVSTDIYKYNYNTGISYETLGPEELRSLLTTQCGVVSEHTKKMCTRSTLPEPELVMESDGYDVSDGQMLMSRLHWDGSSDISPSDSASSKASTTNSDPKRTKKKKKPSSLSLTAVGVDRGEREDRGGSGSGGVGCSSSSQSALGLPGRKKKPKLPAPLAPSIYDDLN; translated from the exons ATGAAAATGGAGGATATGTCTCTGTCAGGCCTAGACAATACCAAGCTGGAG GCCTTGGCTCAGGACATATACTCAGACCTTGTTGAGGATGCCTGCTTGGGGCTATGCTTTGATGTGCACCGGTCCGTGAAACAAGGGTATTTCTTTCTGGATGACACTGATCAAGAAAGCATGAAGGAGTTTG AAATTGTGGACCAGCCAGGGGTGGACATCTTTGGCCAGGTGTTCAACCAGTGGAAGAACAAGGAGTGCGTCTGTCCTAACTGCAACCGAAGCATTGCTGCATCACGATTTGCTCCACATCTTGAGAAGTGCATGGGAATGGGGAGGAATAGCAGTCGCATTGCTAACCGCAG GATAGCCAGTAGCAACAATTTAAATAAGTCAGAGAGTGACCAAGAAGATAATGATGACATCAATGACAATGACTGGTCTTATGGCTCAGAGAAAAAAG CTAAGAAGAGAAGATCAGAAAAG AATCCCAATTCACCCAGAAGATCAAAATCCTTAAAGCATAAAAATG GGGAGTTCAGCAGTAGTGTCAGCACAGACATCTACAAg TATAACTATAACACAGGCATCAGTTATGAAACTCTGGGTCCGGAGGAACTGAGATCTTTGCTGACTACG CAATGTGGGGTTGTATCAGAGCACACCAAGAAAATGTGCACCAG GTCCACGCTCCCTGAGCCAGAACTGGTGATGGAGAGCGACGGCTACGATGTCTCTGATGGACAGATGCTCATGAGTCGCCTTCACTGGGACGGCTCCTCGGACATCTCCCCCTCAGACTCCGCCTCATCCAAAGCTA GTACTACAAACTCAGACCCAAAAAGgacaaagaagaagaagaagccgaGCTCTCTGTCCCTGACCGCTGTGGGGGTggacagaggggagagggaggaccGAGGAGGGAGTGGGAGCGGAGGAGTAGGATGCAGTAGCAGTTCCCAGAGTGCACTTGGCCTCCCCGGCCGAAAGAAGAAGCCCAAACTTCCTGCACCTTTGGCCCCTAGTATCTACGACGACCTGAACTGA
- the atxn7l3a gene encoding ataxin-7-like protein 3 isoform X3 → MKMEDMSLSGLDNTKLEALAQDIYSDLVEDACLGLCFDVHRSVKQGYFFLDDTDQESMKEFEIVDQPGVDIFGQVFNQWKNKECVCPNCNRSIAASRFAPHLEKCMGMGRNSSRIANRRIASSNNLNKSESDQEDNDDINDNDWSYGSEKKAKKRRSEKNPNSPRRSKSLKHKNVLGPKRHVVDQEPPCLLLGDNDAFPL, encoded by the exons ATGAAAATGGAGGATATGTCTCTGTCAGGCCTAGACAATACCAAGCTGGAG GCCTTGGCTCAGGACATATACTCAGACCTTGTTGAGGATGCCTGCTTGGGGCTATGCTTTGATGTGCACCGGTCCGTGAAACAAGGGTATTTCTTTCTGGATGACACTGATCAAGAAAGCATGAAGGAGTTTG AAATTGTGGACCAGCCAGGGGTGGACATCTTTGGCCAGGTGTTCAACCAGTGGAAGAACAAGGAGTGCGTCTGTCCTAACTGCAACCGAAGCATTGCTGCATCACGATTTGCTCCACATCTTGAGAAGTGCATGGGAATGGGGAGGAATAGCAGTCGCATTGCTAACCGCAG GATAGCCAGTAGCAACAATTTAAATAAGTCAGAGAGTGACCAAGAAGATAATGATGACATCAATGACAATGACTGGTCTTATGGCTCAGAGAAAAAAG CTAAGAAGAGAAGATCAGAAAAG AATCCCAATTCACCCAGAAGATCAAAATCCTTAAAGCATAAAAATG TGCTTGGCCCAAAGCGACATGTTGTGGATCAGGAGCCCCCATGCTTGCTGTTAGGGGATAATGATGCGTTTCCTCTGTGA
- the tmub2 gene encoding transmembrane and ubiquitin-like domain-containing protein 2 — protein sequence MAVCALTVLDGVGEEATALGGVVLLVVTIILAWLSTHVADRGDHILGTILTVGAHASLIGLGGHDGYVGGPSSTDVEDQPDANSNPEEKPEEEESRAEEGEEDELLDIQRVRRKKRKIQRENKGSRQHPEGGEDEEEYEEDDNDYDEEEEEEVDDESENITVRLKYLNDTEEVAVLRPHDTVGLLKSKHFSGRERQIKLIWQGQLLQDPRRTLASLNITHNSVLHCHVSQAPAQPEAPGGPEEGARARGDSGLSAGLRSAGLTLSSSSLVVPVFVVMLAVVWYFRIHYRQLFTAPATISLVGVTVFFSFFIFGMHSR from the exons ATGGCGGTGTGTGCGCTGACTGTGCTGGACGGAGTTGGGGAGGAGGCAACCGCTCTGGGCGGAGTGGTTCTCCTGGTGGTCACCATCATCCTAGCCTGGCTGTCCACCCATGTGGCTGACCGTGGAGACCACATTCTGGGCACCATTCTCACAGTGGGTGCCCATGCCTCCCTCATAGGCCTAGGAGGCCACGACGGCTATGTTGGGGGGCCCTCAAGCACGGACGTGGAAGACCAGCCAGACGCCAATTCCAACCCAGAGGAGAAGCccgaagaggaggagagcagagccgaggagggagaggaggacgaGCTCCTGGACATCCAGAGGGTGAGAAGGAAGAAACGCAAAATCCAAAGGGAGAACAAGGGAAGCAGGCAACACccggaaggaggagaggatgaggaggagtatGAAGAGGACGACAATGATtatgacgaggaggaggaggaagaagtcGATGACGAATCGGAAAACATCACAGTGCGCTTGAAGTATCTGAATGATACCGAAGAGGTGGCTGTGCTCAGGCCTCATGACACAGTTGGCCTGCTAAAGAG TAAGCACTTCTCTGGCCGTGAGCGTCAGATCAAGCTCATCTGGCAGGGCCAACTTCTGCAGGACCCACGCCGCACACTCGCCTCCCTCAACATCACGCACAATAGCGTGCTCCACTGCCACGTGTCCCAGGCGCCGGCCCAGCCCGAGGCCCCCGGCGGCCCAGAGGAGGGCGCCCGGGCCAGGGGAGACTCGGGGCTGAGCGCCGGTCTCCGCTCGGCCGGCCTGACCCTGAGCTCCAGCAGCCTGGtggtgcctgtgtttgtggtgaTGCTGGCCGTGGTGTGGTACTTCCGCATCCACTACCGGCAGCTCTTCACCGCACCTGCCACCATCTCCCTGGTGGGCGTCACGGTGTTCTTCAGCTTCTTCATTTTCGGGATGCACAGCCGGTGA